TAAGAGACGTTAAAATAAGAGATAGTAAATTTTATATAATCGTTGCTGTATCTACTATTATTCCTTTAATTCTTAATATGTTTATATTTTCAGAACTTTTATTACATTTAAAAGATCCTCTTGATGCTCTATATTTAATACCAATCTCTGGTATGATTTTAGGAAATACTCTAAACGGAATGATTGTAACTATAAATGACTTTTTAAATAATTTAAAACTTAACGAAGAAAGTTACCTTCTCTCTTTATCATTTGGAGCCACTAAATTTGAAGCATTAAAACCATTTATAGCAAATGCCATAACTTTAGCTTTTAAACCTTCTGTTGCTACTATGGCAAATGTTGGATTAGTTTCTCTTCCTGGTATGATGACCGGTCAAATTTTAGGCGGATCTCTACCTATTGTTGCTATAAAATATCAAATTGCTATAATGATTGCTCTTTTTGTCTGTAGATTTTTATCTTCTTTTATTTTACTTTATTTTTGCTCTCTATATTTTTTTAATAAATACTCAATATTTACATTAAAGATTAAAGAATAGGTGATATTTATGGCTGAGAAAAAAGAGTTTGGTTTATTTGGACTTATCGGTGTTGTAATTGGCTCTGTTATTGGTGGTGGAATTTTTAATATCTCAAAAGAGATTGCAAAAACCTCTTCTATTGGAGCCGCTTTAATTGGTTGGACAATATCTGCTTTAGGCGTATTTTTTATAATAAAAATCTACCAAAGACTTCTTTTAAAAAAACCGGATTTAAACAATGGAATATATGAATATGCTCGTATTGGCTTTGGACCTTTGGCTGGATTTTTTTCCGCTTGGGGATATTGGTTGGCTTGCGTTGTTAGTAATGCTAGTTATCCTGTTCTTATAGTACAAACATTAAGTTATTTTTTTCCATCTATTGTAGGGGTAAAAACACCACAAGGATTTATTTTAGGCACATCTCTTCTTTGGCTAATTTCATATATTATTATGAAAGGAATTAAAACTTATAATTTTTTCAATTTTTTAGCTACTTTTGGTAAAGTTTCAGCAATTATTATGTCTATTTGCTTTATGTTTATTTTTTTTAAATATAAGATATTTTCTTTTGATTTTTGGGGAACTTTAAACTATAAGGGTGATATTTTTGTACAGATTAAAGGGTGTATGCTTCAAACCTTATGGGCTTTAATTGGCGTTGAAGGAG
The nucleotide sequence above comes from Cetobacterium somerae ATCC BAA-474. Encoded proteins:
- a CDS encoding ABC transporter permease, giving the protein MAQDIFLPNLLYFAIFLIPIFYIMNYLEINMISNVIKSILRMFIQLMLVGVYLHYILTLNNSWINLAYLTLMTFACTFTIVRDVKIRDSKFYIIVAVSTIIPLILNMFIFSELLLHLKDPLDALYLIPISGMILGNTLNGMIVTINDFLNNLKLNEESYLLSLSFGATKFEALKPFIANAITLAFKPSVATMANVGLVSLPGMMTGQILGGSLPIVAIKYQIAIMIALFVCRFLSSFILLYFCSLYFFNKYSIFTLKIKE